The following proteins are co-located in the Bacteroidales bacterium genome:
- a CDS encoding efflux RND transporter periplasmic adaptor subunit, whose amino-acid sequence MKRKNIKRNELIRGGLLLAAGILLGALIFSSSGKSKQFEENREHTHAQSDTAQEAGEDNTTWTCSMHPQVRQDEPGNCPICGMELIPAEESDADQDPAELKMTEEAIKLADVQTTRVRKKVPQKEIRLTGKINVDQRRIYTQPSHFPGRIEKLYLNFKGEYVQEGQTIASVYSPELISAQEELLEAIQSGKTNPQLLEAARAKLRQWKLNEDQIAAIEEKGEITERMEIKASASGIVHKKMVNEGDYINKGSVLYHIAKIDTVWIMFDAYQEDVPLIEQGDQIEFTVSGIPGETFNSTVNFIDPLMDEKSRVARVRAETNNRNGLFKPGMFVEGVMTSGNLGSGEELTVPSSSVMWTGKRSVVYIKIPNREEPTYTLREVVLGASLGEEYIVKKGLEENEEVVTHGTFAVDA is encoded by the coding sequence ATGAAACGTAAAAATATAAAAAGAAACGAACTGATCAGAGGCGGGTTGTTGCTTGCAGCCGGCATTCTGCTTGGAGCCCTTATCTTCAGTTCATCGGGAAAATCAAAACAATTCGAGGAAAACAGGGAACATACACATGCACAAAGTGATACAGCGCAAGAAGCTGGGGAAGACAATACAACCTGGACCTGTTCTATGCATCCACAGGTACGTCAGGATGAACCGGGCAACTGTCCGATATGCGGAATGGAACTGATTCCGGCTGAAGAATCTGATGCCGATCAGGATCCTGCCGAGTTGAAAATGACAGAGGAGGCCATTAAACTGGCGGACGTGCAAACAACCCGGGTAAGGAAAAAAGTTCCCCAAAAAGAGATACGGCTCACCGGAAAAATTAACGTGGATCAACGGAGGATATACACGCAACCCAGTCATTTTCCCGGAAGAATTGAAAAACTGTACCTTAATTTCAAAGGAGAATATGTGCAGGAGGGGCAAACCATAGCATCAGTTTATTCACCCGAATTAATCTCAGCCCAGGAAGAATTGCTGGAAGCGATACAATCCGGGAAAACAAACCCTCAGCTTTTAGAGGCTGCCAGAGCAAAATTAAGACAATGGAAGCTAAATGAAGACCAAATAGCTGCCATTGAAGAAAAGGGAGAAATTACAGAACGCATGGAAATAAAAGCCAGTGCAAGCGGCATCGTCCATAAAAAAATGGTTAATGAAGGGGATTATATAAATAAAGGTTCCGTGCTTTATCACATTGCCAAAATTGATACGGTATGGATTATGTTTGATGCTTATCAGGAAGATGTTCCACTCATAGAGCAAGGGGATCAGATTGAGTTTACAGTATCCGGCATTCCGGGGGAAACCTTTAACTCCACGGTCAATTTTATAGACCCCCTGATGGATGAAAAATCCCGGGTAGCAAGGGTTAGAGCCGAAACAAATAACAGGAATGGATTGTTTAAACCCGGGATGTTTGTTGAAGGCGTTATGACTTCAGGCAACCTGGGTTCCGGTGAAGAGCTGACCGTCCCATCCAGTTCAGTAATGTGGACAGGAAAACGTTCGGTGGTCTATATAAAAATTCCAAACCGCGAAGAACCCACTTATACACTGCGCGAAGTGGTACTGGGGGCATCGCTTGGGGAAGAATACATCGTGAAAAAAGGACTGGAGGAAAATGAAGAAGTAGTAACGCATGGAACATTTGCAGTGGATGC
- a CDS encoding TolC family protein, whose translation MKAIYKHTILLIMVHLFLSGIIQGQTLNEYLKEAGENHPELQAAYHEYHAALEKVPQVGALPDPKLGFGYFISPIETRLGPQQLKISVSQMFPWFGTLKEQEKAAAEKARIQYQQFVNLKNQIYQEVKSQWYELYKTQQALHIIKENLGILNSLKNLSRRNYETGKSQMADVLRTEVNIREQKNKLEDLKEKLSTQKTEFNLLLNRSESDSIRVPGNIQPDTFDTMAYRDSIRNNPGLTALSHKKTALEHQYEADRKKGYPNLSLGLDYAIIGKRQDMQVNNSGRDVVMPMVGISLPLNRKKYDAMKKETSLKLQAVQSEQQDRLNTLSARYKKAEEKYLDAIRKVDLYKKQIEETEKIYRLLKTNYSTDGENFFELLRTQLMVQEYKLKLRQAIANQNIAVSKLEYLTNQNQTQ comes from the coding sequence GAAGCGGGAGAAAATCATCCGGAATTACAGGCAGCCTATCATGAGTATCATGCTGCTCTTGAAAAAGTACCCCAGGTTGGAGCATTACCTGACCCAAAGCTTGGTTTCGGCTATTTTATCAGTCCAATAGAAACACGGCTGGGGCCACAACAGCTAAAAATTTCGGTCTCCCAGATGTTTCCGTGGTTCGGAACTTTAAAGGAGCAGGAAAAAGCGGCGGCTGAGAAAGCCAGGATACAGTATCAGCAGTTTGTGAATCTGAAAAACCAGATATATCAGGAGGTCAAAAGCCAGTGGTATGAACTGTATAAAACACAACAAGCCCTTCATATCATAAAAGAAAATCTCGGGATATTAAATTCTTTGAAGAATTTAAGCAGAAGAAACTACGAGACAGGAAAAAGCCAGATGGCAGACGTTTTACGTACCGAAGTGAACATCAGGGAGCAGAAAAACAAGTTGGAAGATCTGAAAGAGAAACTGTCTACTCAAAAGACGGAGTTCAATTTATTGTTGAACCGTTCCGAAAGTGACTCTATAAGAGTACCCGGGAACATTCAACCTGATACATTCGATACTATGGCCTATCGTGATTCAATAAGGAATAATCCAGGACTGACAGCCCTTAGTCATAAAAAAACAGCACTGGAACATCAGTATGAAGCAGACCGAAAAAAGGGTTATCCAAACCTCTCTTTGGGATTAGACTACGCTATTATCGGAAAAAGGCAGGATATGCAGGTTAATAATAGTGGGCGCGACGTAGTTATGCCTATGGTAGGGATATCGCTACCCCTGAACCGAAAGAAATACGACGCTATGAAAAAGGAAACCAGTTTGAAACTTCAGGCCGTCCAATCCGAACAACAGGATCGGCTGAATACCCTTTCTGCCCGGTATAAAAAGGCAGAAGAAAAATATCTGGATGCAATCAGGAAAGTAGATCTGTACAAAAAACAAATCGAAGAAACCGAAAAAATATATCGCTTGCTGAAAACAAATTATTCAACCGACGGTGAGAATTTTTTCGAGCTGCTTCGCACACAATTGATGGTACAAGAGTATAAACTCAAACTCCGGCAGGCTATAGCCAATCAGAATATAGCCGTATCAAAGCTTGAATATTTAACCAATCAAAATCAAACACAATGA